A single region of the Anaerostipes rhamnosivorans genome encodes:
- a CDS encoding coiled-coil domain-containing protein → MRKKVLNKALAVAASLILCSSMAAVPVYAADSQEKEETVYVKADAEGNTQTVIVSDWLKNKKKSKEIKDASDLTDIENVKGDETYQKGKKNSITWNSNGNDIYYQGKTDKELPVSMQVTYYLDGKEISPKQLVGKSGKVKVRYEFTNHDVHDGIYTPFTMVTAIVLPTEHFSNVKMVNAKDISDGSKHILMGVAFPGLSDSLKLKESTIGKKFDIPDSFEFTADVKDFQMTVTATVASADTLSEFGLDKVDTIDELNDSLTTLSNASQKLVNGSGELLSGVKELQNASKTLKSGTATLNKKTKELSKGLNTLDRKKNDLISGTKKLKKGSKELKAGTSQLEQKTKSLPSMMKELASGLESMKSLTGSLPSQQKLQQLSAGLNSITSSFDTIKGANEQYIAALQTQIDSLTTMLGRGTVTDANDIRDVKTAIGTMQGIQQKMRDENNTIDQQSKALSSSLAPAKALIQKLSDPTTQASFKKLNSLDTKELTDAASSLRTAAVKLNKGAGDLVAGQSDLASGANQLGDGIHTAATGGKKLSSATGTLALGGSKLSSGVDALYHGADTLNTGLIQFNQDGIQRLVNIMDNDVQNTLDRINDTVKQGDKYQTFTKKDKDTKGSVKFMIETEEIE, encoded by the coding sequence ATGAGAAAAAAGGTATTAAATAAAGCATTGGCCGTGGCGGCCTCATTGATTTTGTGTTCCTCAATGGCCGCAGTACCGGTATATGCGGCTGATTCCCAGGAAAAAGAGGAAACCGTCTATGTGAAGGCAGATGCGGAGGGCAACACACAGACCGTCATTGTCAGCGACTGGCTGAAAAATAAAAAGAAATCTAAAGAGATTAAGGACGCCAGCGACCTGACTGACATTGAAAACGTCAAGGGTGATGAAACCTACCAGAAAGGAAAGAAAAACAGCATCACCTGGAATTCAAACGGCAATGACATTTATTATCAGGGAAAGACAGACAAAGAACTTCCTGTTTCCATGCAGGTGACTTACTACCTAGACGGCAAAGAGATCAGTCCCAAACAGCTGGTAGGCAAAAGCGGCAAGGTAAAAGTCCGCTATGAATTCACAAACCATGATGTACACGACGGGATCTACACTCCATTTACAATGGTAACTGCCATCGTACTGCCCACAGAACATTTCTCCAATGTCAAAATGGTGAATGCAAAAGATATTTCTGACGGCAGCAAACATATTCTCATGGGTGTGGCTTTCCCGGGATTATCCGACAGCCTGAAGCTCAAGGAAAGTACCATCGGCAAAAAATTCGATATCCCGGATTCCTTTGAGTTTACAGCGGATGTAAAGGACTTCCAGATGACCGTAACCGCAACCGTGGCCTCAGCCGATACACTCTCAGAATTCGGTCTGGACAAAGTTGATACCATCGATGAATTAAATGATTCCCTTACAACTCTGTCCAACGCCTCTCAAAAGCTGGTGAACGGTTCAGGGGAACTGCTCTCAGGAGTGAAGGAGTTGCAGAACGCCTCTAAGACATTAAAGAGCGGAACTGCCACTCTCAACAAAAAGACGAAGGAATTGTCCAAAGGGCTGAACACTCTGGATAGAAAAAAGAATGATTTGATCTCTGGAACTAAAAAACTGAAAAAGGGAAGCAAAGAATTGAAGGCAGGAACCAGCCAGCTGGAACAAAAGACAAAGTCCCTCCCATCCATGATGAAAGAGCTTGCTTCCGGACTGGAAAGCATGAAATCCCTGACCGGCAGCCTTCCAAGCCAGCAAAAGCTCCAACAGCTTTCCGCAGGCTTAAATTCCATCACTTCCTCTTTTGATACGATCAAAGGAGCCAACGAACAGTATATTGCGGCCCTGCAGACACAGATCGACAGCCTGACAACAATGCTGGGCAGAGGCACCGTCACCGATGCAAACGATATTCGGGATGTCAAAACTGCGATTGGAACCATGCAGGGCATACAGCAGAAAATGAGAGATGAAAATAACACTATAGACCAGCAGAGTAAAGCTTTATCTTCTTCTCTTGCTCCTGCAAAGGCTCTAATCCAGAAGTTAAGTGATCCGACCACCCAGGCTTCCTTCAAAAAACTTAACAGCCTGGACACCAAAGAACTGACAGATGCGGCATCCAGCCTGCGCACTGCTGCAGTTAAGCTGAACAAGGGAGCCGGTGATTTGGTCGCAGGGCAGAGCGATCTTGCATCCGGTGCGAATCAGCTGGGAGATGGAATCCACACTGCAGCCACAGGAGGAAAGAAACTGAGTTCTGCTACCGGCACACTGGCTTTGGGAGGCAGCAAGCTTTCTTCCGGTGTCGATGCCCTGTATCACGGTGCCGATACCCTGAATACAGGACTGATCCAGTTTAACCAAGACGGTATCCAGCGACTGGTAAACATCATGGACAATGACGTACAGAATACACTGGACCGGATCAATGATACGGTAAAACAGGGAGATAAGTACCAGACCTTTACGAAAAAAGACAAGGATACAAAAGGAAGCGTCAAATTTATGATCGAGACCGAAGAAATCGAGTAA
- a CDS encoding Crp/Fnr family transcriptional regulator has protein sequence MKHILESCPLFSGIEEKDLEGMLGCLSARKEVFAPRQMIYLNGDIIEEVGIIIEGEVQIVRDDFEGRRAILAHIGPGGVFGEAYGCLAGTEIPISVECVRECMVLFLNYHKVLTTCDASCVFHQKLIENMVTLLASKNVHLNQKLECLEKRTTREKLLAYVNQEKQRQKSLRIKLPFSKKDLADYLCVDRSGMMVELKKLQTEGILTVEKSWITIGDELYVDQ, from the coding sequence TTGAAGCATATCTTAGAAAGCTGTCCCTTATTTTCTGGAATCGAAGAAAAAGATCTGGAGGGGATGCTTGGATGTCTTTCCGCCAGAAAAGAAGTCTTTGCCCCCAGGCAGATGATTTATCTGAATGGAGATATCATTGAGGAAGTCGGCATTATCATTGAAGGAGAAGTGCAGATCGTGCGGGACGATTTTGAGGGAAGGAGAGCGATTCTTGCCCATATCGGTCCGGGAGGCGTGTTTGGAGAAGCCTATGGCTGCCTGGCAGGAACGGAGATCCCCATATCGGTTGAGTGCGTCAGGGAGTGCATGGTGCTGTTTTTAAATTATCATAAAGTTTTGACAACCTGTGATGCAAGCTGTGTATTCCATCAGAAACTGATTGAAAATATGGTGACTCTGCTGGCCTCCAAGAATGTTCATCTGAATCAGAAACTGGAGTGCCTGGAAAAGAGGACGACAAGGGAGAAGCTTTTAGCTTATGTAAACCAGGAGAAACAGAGGCAGAAAAGTCTCAGGATCAAGCTGCCATTTTCAAAAAAAGATCTGGCAGATTACCTTTGTGTCGACCGAAGCGGTATGATGGTGGAATTGAAAAAGCTTCAGACCGAAGGGATTTTAACTGTGGAAAAGAGCTGGATAACGATCGGAGATGAACTGTATGTAGATCAGTGA
- a CDS encoding leucine-rich repeat protein, protein MIINPDGTSDYKFQNLQELILPDSLEYINRGFSFTMTNLKSIKLPDSNKHYKSVDNVLFNKSGTDLIAYPSGDERTSYHIPPGVQTIKKEAFASNQNLKVISIPDSVRELEPWVFSGSHIETLDLSSIKKAGKGTFAFCSDLKEIKLGKETVLDKEQFYENSALEEITVEEGNSKLWSQDGILYSHSDEGKSLVCYPSAKEEASFAVPAGISRVDYSAFNMCRLEKIYLPASVKKIQGAAFNYGNEGKAENPIEIYLCRDSLPEMKKASFADLASGSTIYLKNQTLREQFEAENVKYQYIDHQNKEAKIKVSVMEQQPAEDIVLDKDEISFEMKRDGNQLTDLLGVSLVPHASTDQIMFSTTDPKVAKVSDSGEITAVSPGSALITIQSGSVKKECRVTVYGPLGSVDKIPMQFYAGLEVRPDAVVRNMHGEVLRPGTDYTVRYEKNTVPGTAKVLIQGIGFFRGSVETNFEIRIKGNDISRAEIVFPQKFYYYEGKPIRPKPTVNLNGKKLVEGRDYRIEYMANGGIGLGCVWLTGIGGYYGQNFTYFQIMKKEEPKIEQKPVEKKYKISFVSQPSNSVYTGKAVTRSVRVKSGARVLKINRDFRIIYTSNKNCGRARMEVLGKGIYAGKTVRYFMIIPKKASITKIRSGKRKIKVYLKKSPGKATGYQVCWSANKKFSRTRKQYARKTTCLLKGLKSRRDYYIKVRAYKTVQGKKYFGAYSKTKKVRMR, encoded by the coding sequence GTGATTATAAATCCAGATGGTACTTCAGACTATAAATTCCAAAATCTCCAAGAACTCATCCTTCCAGACTCCCTGGAATACATCAACCGTGGCTTTTCTTTCACCATGACCAATCTAAAATCTATAAAGCTGCCGGACAGCAACAAACATTATAAGTCCGTAGATAATGTTTTATTCAACAAGTCAGGGACAGATCTAATTGCTTACCCCAGCGGGGATGAGAGAACTTCTTATCATATTCCTCCCGGTGTCCAGACGATTAAAAAAGAGGCGTTTGCTTCCAACCAGAATCTTAAGGTGATATCTATTCCTGATTCTGTAAGAGAATTAGAGCCATGGGTATTTTCGGGATCCCATATAGAGACATTAGATCTTTCTTCGATCAAAAAGGCTGGCAAGGGAACGTTTGCATTTTGCAGTGACTTAAAAGAGATTAAACTTGGGAAAGAGACTGTTTTAGACAAAGAACAGTTTTATGAAAACAGCGCGCTGGAAGAGATTACAGTGGAGGAGGGGAATTCTAAGCTGTGGTCACAGGATGGTATTCTCTACAGTCATTCAGATGAGGGAAAGTCGTTGGTCTGTTATCCATCAGCCAAAGAGGAGGCAAGCTTTGCCGTGCCGGCTGGCATAAGCCGTGTAGATTACAGCGCTTTCAACATGTGCAGGCTGGAGAAAATTTATCTGCCGGCAAGTGTGAAGAAGATTCAGGGTGCTGCATTTAACTACGGCAATGAAGGGAAAGCTGAAAATCCTATCGAGATTTACCTGTGCAGGGACAGTCTGCCCGAGATGAAAAAAGCCTCTTTTGCAGATCTGGCTTCCGGCAGTACAATCTATCTAAAGAACCAGACTCTTAGGGAGCAGTTTGAGGCGGAGAATGTCAAGTATCAGTATATTGATCATCAAAATAAGGAAGCCAAGATTAAAGTGTCGGTCATGGAACAGCAGCCGGCGGAAGATATCGTATTGGATAAAGATGAAATTTCTTTTGAGATGAAAAGAGATGGAAATCAATTAACCGATCTGCTTGGTGTCTCCTTAGTCCCACATGCATCCACAGATCAGATCATGTTTTCAACGACAGATCCAAAGGTAGCAAAAGTGTCAGACAGCGGAGAAATCACGGCTGTTTCTCCAGGCTCCGCTCTTATTACAATACAGTCTGGAAGTGTTAAAAAAGAGTGCAGAGTCACAGTTTACGGGCCTCTGGGCAGTGTAGATAAGATTCCCATGCAGTTTTATGCAGGTTTGGAGGTAAGACCGGATGCGGTTGTAAGAAATATGCATGGTGAGGTGTTGAGGCCGGGTACTGATTACACAGTCAGATATGAAAAGAATACAGTACCAGGGACAGCTAAAGTTTTGATACAAGGGATTGGCTTTTTTCGGGGAAGTGTAGAAACAAATTTTGAGATTCGGATTAAGGGAAATGATATCTCCAGGGCAGAGATCGTATTCCCGCAAAAGTTTTATTACTATGAAGGGAAACCTATAAGACCGAAACCCACAGTGAATCTGAATGGAAAAAAGCTTGTGGAAGGCAGGGATTACCGCATAGAATACATGGCAAACGGAGGCATTGGGCTGGGCTGTGTATGGCTGACAGGAATCGGCGGATATTACGGACAGAACTTCACCTACTTTCAGATCATGAAAAAAGAAGAGCCCAAAATTGAACAAAAGCCAGTTGAGAAGAAATACAAGATCAGCTTTGTATCACAGCCGTCGAATAGTGTGTATACCGGAAAAGCCGTTACCAGATCTGTGAGGGTAAAAAGCGGCGCCAGAGTTTTAAAGATCAATAGGGATTTTAGGATAATATATACTTCCAATAAAAACTGTGGCAGAGCCAGGATGGAGGTTTTAGGGAAAGGCATTTATGCGGGTAAGACAGTCCGCTATTTTATGATCATCCCCAAAAAGGCTTCGATTACGAAAATACGGTCAGGGAAAAGAAAAATAAAAGTTTATCTGAAAAAGAGTCCGGGAAAGGCCACGGGATATCAGGTCTGCTGGTCTGCAAATAAAAAATTCTCCAGAACAAGAAAACAATATGCCAGGAAAACAACCTGTCTGCTGAAGGGTTTGAAATCCAGGAGGGATTACTATATAAAAGTGAGAGCATATAAAACAGTACAGGGAAAAAAGTATTTTGGCGCCTACAGCAAAACAAAAAAGGTGAGGATGAGATGA
- a CDS encoding ATP-binding protein, whose translation MIRQLIKIDEEKCNGCGLCASACHEGAIKMIDGKAKLIRDDYCDGLGNCLPMCPTGAITFENREAPDYDKEAVLENQRKNNQSALRQWPVQIQLVPVNAPYFNNAHLLVAADCTAFAHGNFHEQFMKQKITLVGCPKLDPVDYSEKLTQIIRENNLKSITVTRMEVPCCGGLEYAVRTALEQSGKTLPLNVITISTEGIILE comes from the coding sequence ATGATCAGACAATTAATTAAAATAGATGAAGAAAAATGCAACGGATGCGGTCTCTGTGCCTCAGCCTGCCACGAGGGCGCCATCAAAATGATCGATGGAAAGGCTAAGCTGATCCGCGACGATTACTGTGACGGTCTCGGCAACTGTCTGCCTATGTGCCCAACGGGTGCCATAACCTTTGAGAACAGAGAGGCCCCGGACTACGACAAAGAAGCAGTTCTTGAAAACCAGAGAAAAAACAACCAGAGTGCCCTGCGCCAATGGCCTGTCCAGATCCAGCTGGTTCCTGTAAACGCACCTTATTTTAACAATGCCCATCTCTTGGTGGCGGCAGACTGTACAGCCTTTGCCCATGGAAACTTTCATGAGCAGTTTATGAAACAAAAGATCACACTGGTAGGATGTCCAAAGCTGGATCCCGTGGACTATTCGGAAAAGCTGACGCAGATCATCCGGGAAAACAACTTAAAGAGTATCACCGTCACAAGAATGGAGGTGCCATGCTGCGGAGGCCTGGAATATGCAGTCCGCACTGCCCTGGAACAGAGCGGAAAAACCCTTCCTCTCAATGTCATCACCATCTCTACAGAAGGAATTATTCTGGAGTAG
- a CDS encoding GNAT family N-acetyltransferase, whose amino-acid sequence MELIVRQFKKEDVKEMTGIWNQVVDEANAFPQEKPFSFEEAEVFFRGQSHTAVAVADGKVVGLYILHPNNVGRCGHLSNASYAVSRSARGLHIGEQLVRNCMEKAKELGFKVLQFNAVVATNKGAVRLYDRLGFQRLGTVPGGYRLADGSYEDIILFYITL is encoded by the coding sequence ATGGAACTTATAGTGAGACAGTTCAAAAAAGAAGATGTAAAAGAAATGACTGGCATATGGAATCAAGTTGTAGACGAAGCTAATGCGTTTCCCCAGGAAAAGCCGTTTTCTTTTGAGGAGGCGGAAGTATTTTTCAGAGGCCAGTCCCATACGGCAGTGGCAGTGGCAGACGGAAAGGTTGTAGGGCTTTATATCCTTCATCCAAATAACGTAGGCCGGTGCGGACACCTGTCCAACGCCTCCTATGCGGTCAGCAGGAGCGCAAGGGGTCTGCACATTGGGGAACAGCTGGTCAGGAATTGTATGGAAAAGGCAAAGGAGCTGGGGTTTAAGGTGCTGCAGTTTAATGCTGTGGTAGCCACAAATAAAGGCGCGGTCAGGCTGTATGACCGGCTTGGATTTCAAAGGCTGGGTACGGTGCCGGGAGGATACCGGCTGGCGGACGGCAGTTACGAGGACATTATTTTATTTTATATCACACTGTAA
- a CDS encoding HAD domain-containing protein, giving the protein MAFGKRWFRKKADRIIFLDIDGVLNSMDLFDKMEEKKIEPFMGIDVDEDNLKHLKFIVEQTGAKIVLSSSWRHAWHEKGPMMTIGKALDQAMASYGMKIISKTKHLHKGNRSLEVIDWMRGKHIQSFVILDDTDYDWVEYGLGEHWVRTDFMEGGLNRELALKAVNILNQ; this is encoded by the coding sequence ATGGCCTTTGGGAAGAGATGGTTTCGAAAGAAAGCGGACAGAATTATTTTTCTGGATATTGACGGTGTGCTGAACTCTATGGATCTGTTTGACAAGATGGAGGAGAAGAAAATAGAACCGTTTATGGGGATTGATGTGGATGAAGATAACCTGAAACATTTAAAGTTTATTGTGGAGCAGACAGGAGCAAAGATCGTGCTGTCTTCCAGCTGGCGCCATGCATGGCACGAAAAGGGGCCGATGATGACAATAGGGAAGGCACTGGATCAGGCCATGGCGTCCTACGGGATGAAGATCATTTCAAAGACAAAACATCTCCACAAAGGGAACCGCTCTCTAGAAGTAATAGACTGGATGCGTGGGAAACACATCCAGTCTTTTGTGATCCTTGATGATACGGATTATGATTGGGTGGAGTACGGACTGGGAGAACACTGGGTCCGCACAGATTTTATGGAAGGCGGATTAAACAGGGAACTGGCGCTGAAAGCCGTCAATATCCTGAATCAGTAA
- a CDS encoding MarR family winged helix-turn-helix transcriptional regulator yields MNQEREIGTRFKHIHDKFTQHMNQKLRCLNVTYSQMELLLFLAEHQDRKITQKDIGEFMKVKHSTVIGILRRLEAKGFLYCVVDEENKRCRNVILTQKGLGLKCEMEAHRREEEQRIRRALSEEDSHKLYELLGKVLESLE; encoded by the coding sequence ATGAACCAGGAGCGGGAGATCGGAACCAGATTTAAGCATATCCATGATAAGTTTACACAGCATATGAACCAGAAGCTTCGCTGTCTGAACGTAACTTATTCACAGATGGAACTGTTGCTTTTTCTGGCAGAACATCAGGACCGGAAGATAACCCAGAAGGATATTGGGGAATTCATGAAAGTAAAACATTCTACCGTCATCGGGATTTTACGGCGGCTGGAGGCCAAGGGATTTTTGTACTGTGTTGTGGACGAGGAAAATAAGCGATGCCGCAACGTGATCCTGACACAGAAGGGCCTGGGCTTAAAATGTGAAATGGAGGCCCACAGGAGAGAAGAGGAGCAGCGTATCAGAAGAGCATTGTCAGAGGAGGATTCCCATAAGCTTTATGAACTGCTGGGGAAAGTACTTGAAAGCCTGGAATAG
- a CDS encoding NAD(P)-dependent malic enzyme, whose translation MDYNELALKMHEENRGKVAVRSKVTVETREDLSTAYTPGVAEPCRKIRDCKEEVYRYTAKGNLVAVVSDGTAVLGLGDIGPEAAMPVMEGKAILFKEFADIDAFPICLDTKDTEEIIKTVKYLAPTFGGINLEDISAPRCFEIERRLKEELDIPVFHDDQHGTAIVVAAGLINALKFVGKKMEDAKVVINGAGSAGISICKLLLQFGVKDAVLVDQKGALCPGEAWMNDAQKEMAEKTNKDRQTGDLAEIMKGKDVFIGVSAPNIVTSDMVASMVQDPVVFAMANPVPEIMPEEAKKGGAKVVATGRSDFPNQINNVLVFPGIFRGAMDARASQITEDMKMAAARAIAGIITEEELNEEYIIPGVFDKRVCSAVADAVKAESRK comes from the coding sequence ATGGATTACAATGAATTGGCGTTAAAGATGCACGAAGAGAACAGAGGAAAAGTGGCAGTTAGGTCAAAGGTGACAGTGGAGACGAGAGAAGATCTGAGTACAGCCTATACTCCCGGGGTGGCAGAGCCGTGCCGCAAGATCAGGGACTGCAAAGAGGAAGTATACCGTTACACCGCAAAAGGGAATCTGGTCGCCGTTGTATCGGACGGAACAGCGGTTCTCGGTCTCGGAGATATCGGACCGGAGGCAGCGATGCCCGTGATGGAAGGGAAAGCAATCTTATTTAAAGAGTTTGCGGACATCGACGCATTTCCCATCTGTCTGGACACAAAGGATACAGAGGAGATCATTAAGACGGTGAAATATCTGGCACCTACCTTTGGGGGAATCAACCTGGAGGATATCTCTGCCCCGAGATGCTTCGAGATCGAGCGCAGGCTGAAAGAGGAACTGGATATCCCGGTGTTTCATGACGACCAGCACGGCACAGCCATCGTGGTAGCGGCGGGGCTGATCAATGCGCTGAAGTTTGTGGGAAAGAAAATGGAAGATGCGAAAGTTGTCATAAACGGAGCCGGATCTGCCGGAATCTCCATTTGTAAGCTTCTGCTCCAGTTTGGGGTAAAGGATGCCGTGCTGGTTGACCAGAAGGGTGCCCTTTGTCCGGGAGAGGCGTGGATGAACGACGCTCAGAAGGAGATGGCAGAAAAAACAAATAAGGACAGGCAGACCGGGGATCTTGCTGAGATCATGAAAGGAAAAGATGTTTTTATCGGTGTGTCTGCCCCGAATATTGTCACTTCCGATATGGTGGCATCCATGGTGCAGGATCCTGTTGTATTTGCAATGGCAAATCCAGTACCTGAGATCATGCCGGAGGAGGCAAAGAAGGGCGGCGCCAAGGTTGTGGCCACTGGGCGCTCAGATTTCCCGAACCAGATCAACAATGTACTGGTGTTCCCTGGAATCTTCAGAGGGGCCATGGACGCAAGGGCTTCCCAGATCACCGAAGATATGAAGATGGCAGCCGCCAGAGCCATCGCAGGTATCATAACGGAAGAGGAACTCAATGAGGAATATATTATTCCAGGAGTTTTTGACAAACGTGTCTGCAGTGCAGTGGCAGATGCTGTGAAGGCGGAAAGCCGGAAATAA
- a CDS encoding MATE family efflux transporter has product MDNKVFESYSVPKAVATLALPTVLSMLVTIFYNMADTFFVGQTGDPNQVAAVSLTTPVFMLLMAVGNIFGIGGCSYISRMLGEGEKDKVKKISSFCFYGSIIAGLIMMVVFLGGMPVILKLIGCSANTEGYARDYLTYIGLGSVFVVISMAFNNVVRGEGAAKISMIGMMTGTIVNIVLDPIMILGMNMGVAGAAIATIIGNICTVVFYLFYFAKMKTGLSISPKYFTAKDKILSGVFSIGIPASINNILMSTANIILNNFLASYGDIPVAAMGVAMKANMLVILVQIGLGSGVAPLIGYCYGSGNLEKMKKTMKFSMICNVVMGTVLSLLYLLFTEPIIQAFINDASVVSHGIRMLRVLMISGPVIGIMFVFMFGFQAMGKAIPSLILSLSRQGLVFFPVLLVTNYFFGLQGIVFAQPVADLASLGVALLLFIKIAKELKEREKELELKEAEA; this is encoded by the coding sequence ATGGATAATAAAGTATTTGAGTCGTATTCAGTGCCCAAGGCGGTCGCCACACTGGCCCTGCCCACAGTGCTGAGTATGCTTGTAACGATTTTTTACAATATGGCTGACACATTTTTTGTCGGCCAGACAGGAGATCCCAACCAGGTGGCGGCAGTGTCCCTCACAACACCTGTTTTCATGCTGCTGATGGCAGTGGGAAATATTTTTGGGATCGGGGGATGTTCCTATATTTCCAGGATGCTGGGAGAGGGAGAGAAGGATAAAGTAAAGAAGATCAGCAGTTTTTGTTTTTACGGCAGTATCATCGCCGGTCTGATCATGATGGTGGTATTTCTGGGAGGAATGCCGGTTATCCTGAAGCTGATTGGATGCAGTGCCAACACGGAAGGTTACGCCAGAGACTATCTTACCTATATCGGGCTGGGTTCTGTATTTGTGGTGATTTCCATGGCGTTTAACAACGTGGTCAGAGGAGAAGGCGCTGCGAAGATCTCCATGATCGGAATGATGACCGGAACCATTGTCAACATTGTTCTCGATCCGATCATGATCCTTGGAATGAATATGGGTGTAGCAGGAGCTGCCATCGCGACGATCATCGGAAATATCTGTACGGTTGTATTTTACCTGTTTTATTTTGCAAAGATGAAGACCGGTCTTTCAATTTCACCGAAATATTTCACGGCGAAAGATAAGATCCTGTCAGGAGTATTCTCCATCGGAATCCCTGCGTCTATCAACAATATTCTCATGAGTACGGCAAACATCATCTTAAATAACTTCCTGGCATCCTACGGGGATATTCCGGTGGCTGCAATGGGTGTAGCCATGAAGGCAAATATGCTTGTGATCCTTGTACAGATCGGTCTGGGATCCGGAGTTGCGCCTTTGATCGGATATTGCTACGGTTCAGGAAACTTAGAGAAGATGAAGAAGACCATGAAGTTTTCTATGATCTGCAATGTGGTGATGGGAACGGTGCTGTCCCTGCTGTATCTGTTATTTACGGAGCCGATCATCCAGGCGTTTATCAACGATGCATCGGTGGTATCCCACGGTATCAGAATGTTGAGAGTCCTAATGATTTCAGGACCGGTCATCGGAATTATGTTTGTGTTTATGTTCGGATTCCAGGCAATGGGAAAAGCCATCCCTTCCTTGATCCTTTCCTTGAGCCGCCAGGGGCTGGTATTTTTCCCAGTGCTGCTGGTCACAAACTATTTCTTCGGGCTTCAGGGAATCGTATTCGCGCAGCCTGTGGCGGATCTGGCATCCCTTGGTGTTGCCCTTCTGCTGTTCATCAAGATAGCAAAAGAATTAAAAGAACGTGAAAAAGAACTGGAACTAAAAGAAGCAGAAGCATAG